In Toxotes jaculatrix isolate fToxJac2 chromosome 20, fToxJac2.pri, whole genome shotgun sequence, the following proteins share a genomic window:
- the xylb gene encoding xylulose kinase isoform X4, whose translation MKRAGFDFFRVRALSGSGQQHGSVYWRTGASETLNRLDPDQNLYQLLQDSFSVSDCPVWMDSSSSQQCQDLQAAAGGALRLAEITGSRAYERFTGNQITKLQQNRPEAYQHTERISLVSSFAASLFLGDYAAIDYSDGSGMNLLDIRTRNWSEICLRAAAPHLDRLLGAPLPSTSVLGNVSSYFVRRYGFSESCSVVTFTGDNPASLAGMRLQQGDIAVSLGTSDTVFLWIQQPRPALEGHVFCNPVEWQAYMALLCFKNGSLTRERVRNECAGGSWEVFSAALRDTPLGNNGNMGFYFDTMEITPPAVGVHRFDRDDTKQVSSVSPQVEIRAVVEGQFLSRRVHAERLGYSIIPGTRVLATGGASSNKEILQVLSDVFNAPVFTIDLSDSACLGSAYRALHGLVAESGVCFFDVVKKAPEPQLVATPHPAAEEVYSQMLKRYARLEDRVLQESRT comes from the exons ATGAAGAGGGCGGGGTTTGATTTCTTCCGAGTCAGAGCGCTATCAGGCAGCGGCCAG caacACGGCAGTGTGTACTGGAGAACAGGAGCCTCTGAGACTCTGAACCGGCTCGACCCGGACCAGAACCTGTaccagctgctgcag GACAGTTTCTCAGTGTCAGACTGTCCAGTGTGGATGGACTccagcagcagtcagcagtgTCAGGacctgcaggcagcagcagggggAGCTCTGAGACTGGCAGAGATCACAGGATCCAGAGCCTATGAG CGTTTCACAGGAAACCAGATCACCAAACTGCAACAGAACCGACCCGAGGCGTACCAACACACCGAG aGGATCTCACTGGTCAGTAGTTTTGCTGCCTCGCTCTTCCTCGGTGATTACGCCGCCATCGACTACAGTGACG GTTCCGGGATGAATCTGCTGGATATCAGGACCAGAAACTGGTCTGAGATCTGCCTGAGAGCCGCCGCTCCACATTTGGACCGCCTGCTGGGAGCTCCACTACCCTCCACATCTGTACTG GGAAACGTCTCCTCCTACTTTGTGCGTCGATATGGTTTCTCTGAGAGCTGCAGTGTGGTGACTTTCACCGGAGACAACCCAG cgTCTCTGGCAGGAATGAGGCTCCAGCAGGGAGACATCGCT GTGAGCTTGGGTACCAGTGATACAGTGTTCCTGTGGATCCAGCAGCCTCGTCCGGCTCTGGAGGGTCACGTCTTCTGTAATCCTGTCGAGTGGCAGGCGTACATGGCTCTGctgtg CTTTAAGAACGGTTCTCTGACGAGGGAACGGGTCAGGAACGAGTGTGCtggaggatcatgggaagttttttctgctgctttgagaGACACGCCCCTCGGAAACAATGGAAACATGG gcttttattttgacaccatGGAGATCACCCCCCCTGCAGTGGGAGTTCATCGTTTTGACAGGGACGACACTAAG CAGGTGTCCTCAGTGAGTCCTCAGGTGGAGATTCGGGCTGTGGTTGAGGGTCAGTTTCTGTCCAGGAGAGTCCACGCTGAGAGACTGGGATACTCCATCA TTCCAGGAACCAGAGTGTTGGCGACAGGAGGAGCTTCGTCCAATAAAGAGATTCTCCAG GTTTTGTCTGACGTCTTTAACGCTCCGGTCTTCACCATCGACCTGTCCGACTCCGCCTGCCTGGGTTCAGCCTACAGAGCTCTGCACG gcctggTGGCAGAATCTGGAGTTTGCTTCTTTGATGTGGTGAAGAAAGCACCTGAACCACAGCTGGTGGCCACACCACACCCTGCAGCTGaggag GTGTACAGCCAGATGTTGAAGCGATACGCCCGACTGGAGGACAGAGTCCTGCAGGAGAGCCGCACCTGA
- the nub1 gene encoding NEDD8 ultimate buster 1 isoform X2 translates to MAEQNTEAKLKNLLKQEKIQLWNPPYTGDDNEPGQQHMQELAERYAPRVCLSVADVAGALESIRVQTVKRGKGNKTFRETNVATLELLLPRDRKDPKSKKSYLETRLDVLVQEVVDRIGQDYGLKYIKLILNGKTLSVDQRLDEQGVKNHSKMMVLRVSDAELKQQMSKEEQKKKEQNESLQRTQKGFQILSERDGSEDPDTTPFLEIADQKGNPLKIPHKEKKALILAMGFHEKGRSLMKRKQYDDALCHLLQADQQFSKCDSALLTSVDNYAVLQLDIVWCYRALEALSCLDDGKSRLQRAEDCFLQCYGEQRERLRMIKGNTGREEVLFLRLYLLQSLLSYIEGNDAQTRHQLSKVESLYSRLCLDSEKMAQLMALGFSEREARLGLRACQGDLQDAADHISNRRQEREELRQRERQKRRRRMEDVSTLIQQGYSRRDAARALHRADGDILQVSMQTAQATNNNTEEAVSAEKVEQLLYLGFERDASEAALGLTGGDVQSATQLLLNNQGVLSPSPSPSPSTSTSPSLEEPSTSSTSTEDEELVSEVLEDISRHEEDYLDLTLEEESELIDTLKSYLSRGSTPTV, encoded by the exons ATGGCGGAGCAGAACACGGAGGCGAAGCTGAAGAACCTGCTGAAGCAGGAGAAGATCCAGCTGTGGAATCCTCCGTACACCGGAGACGACAACGAGCCGGGACAGCAGCACATGCAG GAGCTGGCGGAGCGCTACGCCCCTCGTGTGTGTCTGTCGGTGGCAGACGTGGCGGGCGCTCTGGAGTCCATCAGAGTTCAGACGGTCAAACGGGGGAAAGGAAACAAGACGTTCAGAGAGACCAACGTGGCAACGCTGGAGCTTCTGCTGCCCAGAGACAGGAAG gatcCAAAGTCAAAGAAGAGCTACCTGGAGACGAGGCTGGACGTGTTGGTCCAGGAGGTGGtggacag gatcgGACAGGACTACGGCCTCAAATACATCAAACTGATCCTGAACGGGAAAACTTTGTCAGTAG ACCAGCGTCTGGACGAGCAGGGCGTGAAGAACCACAGCAAGATGATGGTGCTGAGGGTGAGCGATGCCgagctgaagcagcagatgagtaaggaggagcagaagaagaaggagcagaaCGAGAGCCTGCAGCGGACGCAGAAAGGCTTCCAGATCCTGTCAGAGAGAG aCGGCAGTGAAGACCCAGACACCACGCCGTTCCTGGAGATCGCTGATCAGAAGGGAAACCCTCTGAAGATCCCGCACAAGGAGAAGAAG gctCTGATCCTGGCCATGGGTTTCCATGAGAAAGGTCGTTCTctgatgaagaggaagcagTACGACGACGCTCTGTGCCACCTGCTGCAGGCCGACCAGCAGTTCAG taaGTGCGACTCGGCTCTGCTCACCTCGGTGGACAACTACGCCGTCCTGCAGCTGGACATTGTGTGGTGCTACCGGGCTCTGGAGGCTCTGTCCTGTCTGGACGACGGCAAGAGTCGCCTGCAGAGAGCCGAGGACTGTTTCCTGCAGTGTTACGGAGAGCAGCGGGAGAGGCTGCGCATGATCAAG gggaacacaggcagggaggaggtgTTGTTTCTCCGGCTGTATCTCCTCCAAAGTCTCCTCTCCTACATCGAAGGGAACGACGCTCAGACCCGACACCAGCTGTCCAAG GTGGAGTCTCTGTACAGCCGCCTGTGCCTGGACTCAGAGAAGATGGCTCAGCTGATGGCTCTGGGTTTCTCTGAGAGAGAAGCTCGACTCGGACTCAGAGCGTGTCAGGGCGACCTGCAGGACGCCGCTGACCACATCAGCAACCGCAGACAG gaGCGAGAGGAgctgaggcagagggagagacagaagaggaggaggaggatggaggacgTGTCCACCCTCATCCAGCAGGGTTACTCCAGGAGAGACGCTGCCAGAGCTCTGCACCGTGCCGACGGAGAC ATCCTCCAGGTGTCCATGCAGACTGCTCAGGCgaccaacaacaacacagaggaggcagtgagTGCGGAGAAGGTGGAGCAG ttgCTGTATTTGGGTTTTGAGAGGGACGCGTCTGAAGCAGCTCTCGGTCTGACGGGTGGAGACGTCCAGTCAGCGACTCAGCTGTTGCTGAACAACCAGGGcgtcctctccccctccccgtCCCcgtccccctccacctccacctccccctccctggAGGagccctccacctcctccacctccacag aggaCGAGGAGCTGGTGAGCGAGGTGCTGGAGGACATCTCTCGTCACGAGGAGGACTATCTGGACCTGacgctggaggaggagagcgagCTCATCGACACCTTGAAGTCCTACCTGAGCCGCGGGTCCACGCCCACGGTGTGA
- the xylb gene encoding xylulose kinase isoform X2 has translation MAAALDSPLYLGFDFSTQQLKVVAIDADLNVVHQNAVQFDSELPEFRTRGGVHLHADGLTVTSPVLMWVKALDLLLDKMKRAGFDFFRVRALSGSGQQHGSVYWRTGASETLNRLDPDQNLYQLLQDSFSVSDCPVWMDSSSSQQCQDLQAAAGGALRLAEITGSRAYERFTGNQITKLQQNRPEAYQHTERISLVSSFAASLFLGDYAAIDYSDGSGMNLLDIRTRNWSEICLRAAAPHLDRLLGAPLPSTSVLGNVSSYFVRRYGFSESCSVVTFTGDNPASLAGMRLQQGDIAVSLGTSDTVFLWIQQPRPALEGHVFCNPVEWQAYMALLCFKNGSLTRERVRNECAGGSWEVFSAALRDTPLGNNGNMGFYFDTMEITPPAVGVHRFDRDDTKVSSVSPQVEIRAVVEGQFLSRRVHAERLGYSIIPGTRVLATGGASSNKEILQVLSDVFNAPVFTIDLSDSACLGSAYRALHGLVAESGVCFFDVVKKAPEPQLVATPHPAAEEVYSQMLKRYARLEDRVLQESRT, from the exons ATGGCGGCCGCTCTGGACTCTCCTCTCTACCTGGGCTTCGACTTCAGCACCCAGCAG ctgaaggtggtggcgATCGATGCAGACCTGAACGTGGTTCATCAGAACGCCGTGCAGTTTGACTCCGAGCTACCTGAGTTCAG GACTCGGGGAGGAGTTCATCTGCATGCCGACGGACTGACCGTCACCTCCCCCGTGCTCATGTGGGTCAAG GCTCTGGACCTGCTATTGGACAAGATGAAGAGGGCGGGGTTTGATTTCTTCCGAGTCAGAGCGCTATCAGGCAGCGGCCAG caacACGGCAGTGTGTACTGGAGAACAGGAGCCTCTGAGACTCTGAACCGGCTCGACCCGGACCAGAACCTGTaccagctgctgcag GACAGTTTCTCAGTGTCAGACTGTCCAGTGTGGATGGACTccagcagcagtcagcagtgTCAGGacctgcaggcagcagcagggggAGCTCTGAGACTGGCAGAGATCACAGGATCCAGAGCCTATGAG CGTTTCACAGGAAACCAGATCACCAAACTGCAACAGAACCGACCCGAGGCGTACCAACACACCGAG aGGATCTCACTGGTCAGTAGTTTTGCTGCCTCGCTCTTCCTCGGTGATTACGCCGCCATCGACTACAGTGACG GTTCCGGGATGAATCTGCTGGATATCAGGACCAGAAACTGGTCTGAGATCTGCCTGAGAGCCGCCGCTCCACATTTGGACCGCCTGCTGGGAGCTCCACTACCCTCCACATCTGTACTG GGAAACGTCTCCTCCTACTTTGTGCGTCGATATGGTTTCTCTGAGAGCTGCAGTGTGGTGACTTTCACCGGAGACAACCCAG cgTCTCTGGCAGGAATGAGGCTCCAGCAGGGAGACATCGCT GTGAGCTTGGGTACCAGTGATACAGTGTTCCTGTGGATCCAGCAGCCTCGTCCGGCTCTGGAGGGTCACGTCTTCTGTAATCCTGTCGAGTGGCAGGCGTACATGGCTCTGctgtg CTTTAAGAACGGTTCTCTGACGAGGGAACGGGTCAGGAACGAGTGTGCtggaggatcatgggaagttttttctgctgctttgagaGACACGCCCCTCGGAAACAATGGAAACATGG gcttttattttgacaccatGGAGATCACCCCCCCTGCAGTGGGAGTTCATCGTTTTGACAGGGACGACACTAAG GTGTCCTCAGTGAGTCCTCAGGTGGAGATTCGGGCTGTGGTTGAGGGTCAGTTTCTGTCCAGGAGAGTCCACGCTGAGAGACTGGGATACTCCATCA TTCCAGGAACCAGAGTGTTGGCGACAGGAGGAGCTTCGTCCAATAAAGAGATTCTCCAG GTTTTGTCTGACGTCTTTAACGCTCCGGTCTTCACCATCGACCTGTCCGACTCCGCCTGCCTGGGTTCAGCCTACAGAGCTCTGCACG gcctggTGGCAGAATCTGGAGTTTGCTTCTTTGATGTGGTGAAGAAAGCACCTGAACCACAGCTGGTGGCCACACCACACCCTGCAGCTGaggag GTGTACAGCCAGATGTTGAAGCGATACGCCCGACTGGAGGACAGAGTCCTGCAGGAGAGCCGCACCTGA
- the xylb gene encoding xylulose kinase isoform X3, translating to MWVKALDLLLDKMKRAGFDFFRVRALSGSGQQHGSVYWRTGASETLNRLDPDQNLYQLLQDSFSVSDCPVWMDSSSSQQCQDLQAAAGGALRLAEITGSRAYERFTGNQITKLQQNRPEAYQHTERISLVSSFAASLFLGDYAAIDYSDGSGMNLLDIRTRNWSEICLRAAAPHLDRLLGAPLPSTSVLGNVSSYFVRRYGFSESCSVVTFTGDNPASLAGMRLQQGDIAVSLGTSDTVFLWIQQPRPALEGHVFCNPVEWQAYMALLCFKNGSLTRERVRNECAGGSWEVFSAALRDTPLGNNGNMGFYFDTMEITPPAVGVHRFDRDDTKQVSSVSPQVEIRAVVEGQFLSRRVHAERLGYSIIPGTRVLATGGASSNKEILQVLSDVFNAPVFTIDLSDSACLGSAYRALHGLVAESGVCFFDVVKKAPEPQLVATPHPAAEEVYSQMLKRYARLEDRVLQESRT from the exons ATGTGGGTCAAG GCTCTGGACCTGCTATTGGACAAGATGAAGAGGGCGGGGTTTGATTTCTTCCGAGTCAGAGCGCTATCAGGCAGCGGCCAG caacACGGCAGTGTGTACTGGAGAACAGGAGCCTCTGAGACTCTGAACCGGCTCGACCCGGACCAGAACCTGTaccagctgctgcag GACAGTTTCTCAGTGTCAGACTGTCCAGTGTGGATGGACTccagcagcagtcagcagtgTCAGGacctgcaggcagcagcagggggAGCTCTGAGACTGGCAGAGATCACAGGATCCAGAGCCTATGAG CGTTTCACAGGAAACCAGATCACCAAACTGCAACAGAACCGACCCGAGGCGTACCAACACACCGAG aGGATCTCACTGGTCAGTAGTTTTGCTGCCTCGCTCTTCCTCGGTGATTACGCCGCCATCGACTACAGTGACG GTTCCGGGATGAATCTGCTGGATATCAGGACCAGAAACTGGTCTGAGATCTGCCTGAGAGCCGCCGCTCCACATTTGGACCGCCTGCTGGGAGCTCCACTACCCTCCACATCTGTACTG GGAAACGTCTCCTCCTACTTTGTGCGTCGATATGGTTTCTCTGAGAGCTGCAGTGTGGTGACTTTCACCGGAGACAACCCAG cgTCTCTGGCAGGAATGAGGCTCCAGCAGGGAGACATCGCT GTGAGCTTGGGTACCAGTGATACAGTGTTCCTGTGGATCCAGCAGCCTCGTCCGGCTCTGGAGGGTCACGTCTTCTGTAATCCTGTCGAGTGGCAGGCGTACATGGCTCTGctgtg CTTTAAGAACGGTTCTCTGACGAGGGAACGGGTCAGGAACGAGTGTGCtggaggatcatgggaagttttttctgctgctttgagaGACACGCCCCTCGGAAACAATGGAAACATGG gcttttattttgacaccatGGAGATCACCCCCCCTGCAGTGGGAGTTCATCGTTTTGACAGGGACGACACTAAG CAGGTGTCCTCAGTGAGTCCTCAGGTGGAGATTCGGGCTGTGGTTGAGGGTCAGTTTCTGTCCAGGAGAGTCCACGCTGAGAGACTGGGATACTCCATCA TTCCAGGAACCAGAGTGTTGGCGACAGGAGGAGCTTCGTCCAATAAAGAGATTCTCCAG GTTTTGTCTGACGTCTTTAACGCTCCGGTCTTCACCATCGACCTGTCCGACTCCGCCTGCCTGGGTTCAGCCTACAGAGCTCTGCACG gcctggTGGCAGAATCTGGAGTTTGCTTCTTTGATGTGGTGAAGAAAGCACCTGAACCACAGCTGGTGGCCACACCACACCCTGCAGCTGaggag GTGTACAGCCAGATGTTGAAGCGATACGCCCGACTGGAGGACAGAGTCCTGCAGGAGAGCCGCACCTGA
- the nub1 gene encoding NEDD8 ultimate buster 1 isoform X1, whose translation MAEQNTEAKLKNLLKQEKIQLWNPPYTGDDNEPGQQHMQELAERYAPRVCLSVADVAGALESIRVQTVKRGKGNKTFRETNVATLELLLPRDRKDPKSKKSYLETRLDVLVQEVVDRIGQDYGLKYIKLILNGKTLSVDQRLDEQGVKNHSKMMVLRVSDAELKQQMSKEEQKKKEQNESLQRTQKGFQILSERDGSEDPDTTPFLEIADQKGNPLKIPHKEKKALILAMGFHEKGRSLMKRKQYDDALCHLLQADQQFSKCDSALLTSVDNYAVLQLDIVWCYRALEALSCLDDGKSRLQRAEDCFLQCYGEQRERLRMIKGNTGREEVLFLRLYLLQSLLSYIEGNDAQTRHQLSKVESLYSRLCLDSEKMAQLMALGFSEREARLGLRACQGDLQDAADHISNRRQEREELRQRERQKRRRRMEDVSTLIQQGYSRRDAARALHRADGDVSKARGILQVSMQTAQATNNNTEEAVSAEKVEQLLYLGFERDASEAALGLTGGDVQSATQLLLNNQGVLSPSPSPSPSTSTSPSLEEPSTSSTSTEDEELVSEVLEDISRHEEDYLDLTLEEESELIDTLKSYLSRGSTPTV comes from the exons ATGGCGGAGCAGAACACGGAGGCGAAGCTGAAGAACCTGCTGAAGCAGGAGAAGATCCAGCTGTGGAATCCTCCGTACACCGGAGACGACAACGAGCCGGGACAGCAGCACATGCAG GAGCTGGCGGAGCGCTACGCCCCTCGTGTGTGTCTGTCGGTGGCAGACGTGGCGGGCGCTCTGGAGTCCATCAGAGTTCAGACGGTCAAACGGGGGAAAGGAAACAAGACGTTCAGAGAGACCAACGTGGCAACGCTGGAGCTTCTGCTGCCCAGAGACAGGAAG gatcCAAAGTCAAAGAAGAGCTACCTGGAGACGAGGCTGGACGTGTTGGTCCAGGAGGTGGtggacag gatcgGACAGGACTACGGCCTCAAATACATCAAACTGATCCTGAACGGGAAAACTTTGTCAGTAG ACCAGCGTCTGGACGAGCAGGGCGTGAAGAACCACAGCAAGATGATGGTGCTGAGGGTGAGCGATGCCgagctgaagcagcagatgagtaaggaggagcagaagaagaaggagcagaaCGAGAGCCTGCAGCGGACGCAGAAAGGCTTCCAGATCCTGTCAGAGAGAG aCGGCAGTGAAGACCCAGACACCACGCCGTTCCTGGAGATCGCTGATCAGAAGGGAAACCCTCTGAAGATCCCGCACAAGGAGAAGAAG gctCTGATCCTGGCCATGGGTTTCCATGAGAAAGGTCGTTCTctgatgaagaggaagcagTACGACGACGCTCTGTGCCACCTGCTGCAGGCCGACCAGCAGTTCAG taaGTGCGACTCGGCTCTGCTCACCTCGGTGGACAACTACGCCGTCCTGCAGCTGGACATTGTGTGGTGCTACCGGGCTCTGGAGGCTCTGTCCTGTCTGGACGACGGCAAGAGTCGCCTGCAGAGAGCCGAGGACTGTTTCCTGCAGTGTTACGGAGAGCAGCGGGAGAGGCTGCGCATGATCAAG gggaacacaggcagggaggaggtgTTGTTTCTCCGGCTGTATCTCCTCCAAAGTCTCCTCTCCTACATCGAAGGGAACGACGCTCAGACCCGACACCAGCTGTCCAAG GTGGAGTCTCTGTACAGCCGCCTGTGCCTGGACTCAGAGAAGATGGCTCAGCTGATGGCTCTGGGTTTCTCTGAGAGAGAAGCTCGACTCGGACTCAGAGCGTGTCAGGGCGACCTGCAGGACGCCGCTGACCACATCAGCAACCGCAGACAG gaGCGAGAGGAgctgaggcagagggagagacagaagaggaggaggaggatggaggacgTGTCCACCCTCATCCAGCAGGGTTACTCCAGGAGAGACGCTGCCAGAGCTCTGCACCGTGCCGACGGAGACGTGAGCAAAGCTCGTGGA ATCCTCCAGGTGTCCATGCAGACTGCTCAGGCgaccaacaacaacacagaggaggcagtgagTGCGGAGAAGGTGGAGCAG ttgCTGTATTTGGGTTTTGAGAGGGACGCGTCTGAAGCAGCTCTCGGTCTGACGGGTGGAGACGTCCAGTCAGCGACTCAGCTGTTGCTGAACAACCAGGGcgtcctctccccctccccgtCCCcgtccccctccacctccacctccccctccctggAGGagccctccacctcctccacctccacag aggaCGAGGAGCTGGTGAGCGAGGTGCTGGAGGACATCTCTCGTCACGAGGAGGACTATCTGGACCTGacgctggaggaggagagcgagCTCATCGACACCTTGAAGTCCTACCTGAGCCGCGGGTCCACGCCCACGGTGTGA
- the xylb gene encoding xylulose kinase isoform X1: MAAALDSPLYLGFDFSTQQLKVVAIDADLNVVHQNAVQFDSELPEFRTRGGVHLHADGLTVTSPVLMWVKALDLLLDKMKRAGFDFFRVRALSGSGQQHGSVYWRTGASETLNRLDPDQNLYQLLQDSFSVSDCPVWMDSSSSQQCQDLQAAAGGALRLAEITGSRAYERFTGNQITKLQQNRPEAYQHTERISLVSSFAASLFLGDYAAIDYSDGSGMNLLDIRTRNWSEICLRAAAPHLDRLLGAPLPSTSVLGNVSSYFVRRYGFSESCSVVTFTGDNPASLAGMRLQQGDIAVSLGTSDTVFLWIQQPRPALEGHVFCNPVEWQAYMALLCFKNGSLTRERVRNECAGGSWEVFSAALRDTPLGNNGNMGFYFDTMEITPPAVGVHRFDRDDTKQVSSVSPQVEIRAVVEGQFLSRRVHAERLGYSIIPGTRVLATGGASSNKEILQVLSDVFNAPVFTIDLSDSACLGSAYRALHGLVAESGVCFFDVVKKAPEPQLVATPHPAAEEVYSQMLKRYARLEDRVLQESRT; encoded by the exons ATGGCGGCCGCTCTGGACTCTCCTCTCTACCTGGGCTTCGACTTCAGCACCCAGCAG ctgaaggtggtggcgATCGATGCAGACCTGAACGTGGTTCATCAGAACGCCGTGCAGTTTGACTCCGAGCTACCTGAGTTCAG GACTCGGGGAGGAGTTCATCTGCATGCCGACGGACTGACCGTCACCTCCCCCGTGCTCATGTGGGTCAAG GCTCTGGACCTGCTATTGGACAAGATGAAGAGGGCGGGGTTTGATTTCTTCCGAGTCAGAGCGCTATCAGGCAGCGGCCAG caacACGGCAGTGTGTACTGGAGAACAGGAGCCTCTGAGACTCTGAACCGGCTCGACCCGGACCAGAACCTGTaccagctgctgcag GACAGTTTCTCAGTGTCAGACTGTCCAGTGTGGATGGACTccagcagcagtcagcagtgTCAGGacctgcaggcagcagcagggggAGCTCTGAGACTGGCAGAGATCACAGGATCCAGAGCCTATGAG CGTTTCACAGGAAACCAGATCACCAAACTGCAACAGAACCGACCCGAGGCGTACCAACACACCGAG aGGATCTCACTGGTCAGTAGTTTTGCTGCCTCGCTCTTCCTCGGTGATTACGCCGCCATCGACTACAGTGACG GTTCCGGGATGAATCTGCTGGATATCAGGACCAGAAACTGGTCTGAGATCTGCCTGAGAGCCGCCGCTCCACATTTGGACCGCCTGCTGGGAGCTCCACTACCCTCCACATCTGTACTG GGAAACGTCTCCTCCTACTTTGTGCGTCGATATGGTTTCTCTGAGAGCTGCAGTGTGGTGACTTTCACCGGAGACAACCCAG cgTCTCTGGCAGGAATGAGGCTCCAGCAGGGAGACATCGCT GTGAGCTTGGGTACCAGTGATACAGTGTTCCTGTGGATCCAGCAGCCTCGTCCGGCTCTGGAGGGTCACGTCTTCTGTAATCCTGTCGAGTGGCAGGCGTACATGGCTCTGctgtg CTTTAAGAACGGTTCTCTGACGAGGGAACGGGTCAGGAACGAGTGTGCtggaggatcatgggaagttttttctgctgctttgagaGACACGCCCCTCGGAAACAATGGAAACATGG gcttttattttgacaccatGGAGATCACCCCCCCTGCAGTGGGAGTTCATCGTTTTGACAGGGACGACACTAAG CAGGTGTCCTCAGTGAGTCCTCAGGTGGAGATTCGGGCTGTGGTTGAGGGTCAGTTTCTGTCCAGGAGAGTCCACGCTGAGAGACTGGGATACTCCATCA TTCCAGGAACCAGAGTGTTGGCGACAGGAGGAGCTTCGTCCAATAAAGAGATTCTCCAG GTTTTGTCTGACGTCTTTAACGCTCCGGTCTTCACCATCGACCTGTCCGACTCCGCCTGCCTGGGTTCAGCCTACAGAGCTCTGCACG gcctggTGGCAGAATCTGGAGTTTGCTTCTTTGATGTGGTGAAGAAAGCACCTGAACCACAGCTGGTGGCCACACCACACCCTGCAGCTGaggag GTGTACAGCCAGATGTTGAAGCGATACGCCCGACTGGAGGACAGAGTCCTGCAGGAGAGCCGCACCTGA
- the LOC121200447 gene encoding putative protein TPRXL: protein MDISLLREQYRSSRERQRRQTQVLLFRKVSEQLSDAVSIIPVAQGFTSLPPAITFDPDPTTCDSWYVPTGLQRRSCPGATIQIPPSSPETTNTSINSSSRRSSSSGSQHESRKLSVDSTSDSLRSSRDVSPCSSFSREEEEDHHSAQGSRADPDSGSCERSRGDSFIGSKVDPVQVSVTRSLDALEQNPSDGSRVDPPEDPQECSAPSSLTSSDESSIPVASTTCSSSSSTTNLHKDLRENWSTRVKTSNSVLQTSSTPSWRGSGKLSAPALRFTRQLSVGGVGSSSGVHQNQNYYPFPNKKTPRISEAARRLGMYSSF, encoded by the exons ATGGACATCTCTCTGCTCAGAGAACAGTACAGGagctccagagagagacagaggagacaaactCAGGTGCTTCTGTTCAGGAAAG tctCAGAGCAGCTGTCAGACGCCGTCAGCATCATCCCCGTCGCTCAGGGTTTCACGTCACTGCCACCGGCCATAACCTTTGACCCTGACCCGACGACCTGTGATTCCTGGTACGTCCCCACGGGCCTCCAGCGGCGCTCCTGCCCCGGTGCCACCATCCAGATCCCGCCCTCCTCCCCGGAAACAACAAACACCAGCATCAACAGTTCGTCCAG acGTTCTTCATCTTCTGGTTCCCAGCACGAGTCCAGGAAACTCTCGGTGGATTCCACATCAGACTCACTGAGGAGCTCCAGAGACGTGTCTccctgcagctccttcagcagagaagaagaagaagaccacCACAGTGCACAGGGTTCCAgagcagatccagactctggATCCTGTGAGAGATCCAGAGGGGATTCCTTCATTGGTTCTAAGGTGGATCCAGTTCAGGTTTCTGTCACCAGATCCCTCGATGCTTTAGAGCAAAATCCCAGTGATGGATCCAGAGTAGATCCTCCTGAAGATCCTCAGGAGTGTTCAGCTCCCAGCTCTCTTACCAGCTCTGATGAAAGCTCCATCCCCGTCGCCTCCACCacctgctccagcagcagctccaccaccAACCTACACAAAGACCTGAGGGAGAACTGGTCTACACGTGTAAAAACCAGTAACAGCGTCCTGCAGACCAGCAGCACCCCATCATGGAGGGGCTCAGGGAAGCTCTCTGCCCCTGCCCTGAGGTTTACCAGGCAGCTGAGTGTAGGGGGTGTGGGCTCATCCTCAGGAGTCCACCAAAATCAGAACTACTACCCATTCCCCAACAAGAAGACCCCGAGGATCTCTGAGGCCGCCAGGAGGCTGGGGATGTACTCGTCCTTCTGA